The genomic segment GACTGAATGACAGGTAAGCCTGTGTCTGAGAAGAGGCCATTAGCCCTGATTCCCCGGTGTGCTGGTTAATATTTTAATTACGTCTTCATTTGTTTACTTGTGAGGAGGCATACGTGTCTCTGCATATGTGCAGAGGTCAGTGTGTGGGAGtttgcttctctctcctctcaccatgtgggtcccaggaattgaactcaggtcaataAGAGTGGTGGCAGGCACCATTACcctacccactgagtcaccttgCCAATAGGAAGAGAGTTTTGATGAAGTAtctagatcaagctggcctgtTAGCATGTCTGGAAGGGACTGTCTTGTTAATTGATACAGGAAGACCTAGCCTAGGGATTTCTGAACAGCATAAAGGAGGAGAAAGCTAGCTGCAACCAGAAGCAAGGATCCACGCAtctgttctctctgctcttcactgTGGACATCCTGCCTTAACTCTTGACATAATGGATTGTAATCTGGAACTAAAAGCCGAGTgagccctttctttcccaagcagCTTTTTGCTTAGGTGTTTGTTACAgtacaggaactaaagcagaattCCTAGGCGACCTCTTtctattttgttacttttttctcCTTGAGCTGGAGGTCTTTTTTCTACTCTCTCTACTCCAATCACAAGGACAGAACCAGCCAGGTAAAACCTTGGAAGCAATAACTGAGTAGGGAGATGGGAAGTTACCTTGGGATCTACAGAATTGTGGCGTATCCTTTGGGTGCTGAACACTGAGGTCTGCTCATGCTCCTTTTGTGGCACTTGGAAAGGAGATGAGTAGTCAGGGAAGTCCTTTCAGTTCACGGGACACCCTCTCTTTCCCTTTAGGTACCCAAAGAAATTGGTGCAGACATACTCTGTGTTTCCCAACCAGGACGAGATGAGTGATGTGGTGGTCCAGCCGTACAACTCACTTCTCACGCTAAAGAGGCTGACCCAGAATGCAGACTGTGTGGTGAGTGAAGGAAGACAGCCAGGAGCTTGGCCCGCCTTTGAAGGACAGCCCTTGCCATTTTCTAGCCCTGGCCCACAAAGAACACCCAGCAAAATCATGCCATGTAGGCCAAATTATGAACTAAGATCCCAACTTCCAAGCTTCTTCCTGGCCTTTGGGGCAGTATGACTCTCAACAGGAGTATTCCCCTATCCCGATATACACCTTATTTTGCCTGTTCCGTGTCTCCTTATGCTTTAACTCAAGGATCATGTTTGAAGCAAAACCTTATCCCCACTATTCAGGCAAGGTCAGAtctctttgtgtatttttgttaactaaacttttaattatttagaaacagggtttagctgggtgtggtgatttaTGCCTATAATTCCATTTTTTCAGAAGGCTaatgcaggaggatcactattagttctaggatagcctgggctacatagttaagTTCCAAGACAGTGTGAACTACAGCATGAGACCTAGTCTCaagactaaaaaagaaaagaaatgaaacaggaaCTTACTAAATggccctagctggcctcaaacttgtgattcctcctgcctcagcttcctgaataacTGGAATTATAAGTGTGTGCTACAGTGCCTACTGTAGTTATTGGTAAGAGATTGAACACAAGCTCTACCTCCAGCCtcattttaatatttgctttttcACTAAAGTATAAGCCTGATGGTGGCAAAGCCCATGTCTGTGCTGTGTAGTCTTTCCAGAACCAAAGCACACGGGAGACATTTGTTTACTGTCCTGTATCATCCTGCTCCAGAGATAGGGTATTTCTTGGAAGGTAGCAAACCCACTTCCTGGTTTGGGGGTTTGCAGAAACTAAGCTGTTTGTATCTTCAGTGTCCCCTTTTGCCTCAAAAGGTGTTACTGATTCCTTCTGTCCTGACAGGTGGTGCTGGACAACACAGCCTTGAACCGGATCGCCACAGACCGCCTGCACATCCAGAACCCATCCTTCTCCCAGATCAACCAGCTGGTGAGTCCCACTCCTGCGATGGAGGCCCTCTACTAGAGGGCCGTCAGAGGAGAGAAGGTCCACCTCCATCAAATCCCACAACACAGCATCTCCTGTTCCCAGGTGTCCACCATCATGTCAGCCAGCACCACCACCCTGCGCTACCCTGGCTACATGAACAATGACCTCATCGGCCTCATCGCctccctcattcccacccccagGCTCCACTTCCTCATGACTGGCTATACACCTCTCACCACGGACCAGTCAGTAAGAGCTCCGGCAGTGTCCCAGGACCGtggcctttcttttctccctgctcTACCATGAGCTGCCCTTTGTAGCTCTTCTCCACCCCAGCTCCCCGGGTTCTGTTCTCAGGGACTGACACTGTGCCCCTTGATTGCTGCCCTATCTCCACtgcccaccacctctggctcctgcaaGCAGTGCTCATTGGATCTGCTGCTGCTCATGCACAAGGGCATGGGTTTGCTGAGCTGAGAGCCTAGATCCTAACCCATGGCAGAGACTCAGCACAGACCTGATCTAAAGACATTTCCAGAGACCACGCCACCTCCAAGCTGACGGGGACACAGTTGACTCCTCTCCTGTGTCTGTCCACGAATCTCTGGGTTGCTCCCTGACTGCTAACATAGTCCCTGTGAACCCCCCCTTCCCTCAGGTGGCCAGTGTGAGGAAGACAACAGTCCTGGATGTCATGAGGCGACTGCTACAGCCCAAGAACGTGATGGTGTCCACGGGCCGGGATCGTCAGACCAACCACTGCTACATCGCCATCCTCAACATCATCCAGGGAGAGGTGGACCCCACCCAGGTAAGGGAGGCCCATCACCCTACCCTCTGGCCCCCAGGGTGGAGGAGGAGCAGCCACCACCTCTCTGTTCACTCTAGGTCCACAAGAGCCTGCAGAGGATCCGGGAAAGGAAGTTGGCCAACTTCATCCCCTGGGGTCCAGCCAGCATCCAGGTGGCCCTGTCAAGGAAGTCTCCCTACCTTCCCTCAGCCCACCGGGTCAGCGGGCTCATGATGGCCAACCACACCAGTATCTCCTCGGTGAGTGCAGTCTCCTGTTGTCTGTGTTACCgagaatcaaatccagggcttcaggAATGGTAGGCGATGCTGCCgcctctgagccacacccctcGCTCCTGGCCACTCTGTTCCA from the Peromyscus eremicus chromosome 8a, PerEre_H2_v1, whole genome shotgun sequence genome contains:
- the LOC131916406 gene encoding tubulin gamma-2 chain; amino-acid sequence: MPREIITLQLGQCGNQIGFEFWKQLCAEHGISPEGIVEEFATEGTDRKDVFFYQADDEHYIPRAVLLDLEPRVIHSILNSSYAKLYNPENIYLSEHGGGAGNNWGRGFSQGEKIHEDIFDIIDREADGSDSLEGFVLCHSIAGGTGSGLGSYLLERLNDRYPKKLVQTYSVFPNQDEMSDVVVQPYNSLLTLKRLTQNADCVVVLDNTALNRIATDRLHIQNPSFSQINQLVSTIMSASTTTLRYPGYMNNDLIGLIASLIPTPRLHFLMTGYTPLTTDQSVASVRKTTVLDVMRRLLQPKNVMVSTGRDRQTNHCYIAILNIIQGEVDPTQVHKSLQRIRERKLANFIPWGPASIQVALSRKSPYLPSAHRVSGLMMANHTSISSLFESSCQQYDKLWKRGAFLEQFRKEDIFKDNFEEMDRSREVVQELIDEYHAATRPDYISWGTQEQ